The following proteins come from a genomic window of Gimesia chilikensis:
- a CDS encoding thioesterase family protein translates to MQGQRPKIGESKSITFEVTPELTITFGGGDTEISVLSTPSLIWFLEQAALQFLEPWLEPDSLSVGTHVDIEHLAPTPPGKQVQCTARLIYQDGPVYRFNVEAFAGGDKIASGLHSRRIVRLSQLAKRLRKQ, encoded by the coding sequence ATGCAGGGGCAGCGTCCCAAAATCGGTGAGAGCAAGTCGATCACCTTTGAAGTCACTCCCGAATTGACGATCACTTTCGGCGGTGGAGATACAGAAATTTCCGTACTCTCCACCCCGTCGCTGATTTGGTTTCTGGAGCAGGCTGCGTTACAATTTCTGGAGCCCTGGCTGGAACCGGACTCTTTGAGCGTCGGCACCCATGTGGATATCGAGCATCTGGCTCCCACTCCACCAGGCAAGCAGGTGCAGTGCACCGCACGGCTCATCTATCAGGACGGTCCGGTGTATCGCTTCAATGTAGAAGCGTTTGCAGGTGGTGACAAGATCGCCAGCGGCCTGCATTCCCGCCGCATCGTACGTCTGAGCCAGTTGGCAAAACGCTTACGAAAACAATAA
- a CDS encoding putative quinol monooxygenase: MIFVIADIEIAEGKQAAFLEAFHNLVPLVHAEDGCIEYGPAVDEDTDIPVQVKNGSQIVTVMEKWESVDALKAHLAAPHMLTYREQVADLVKGTTIKVLKPA, translated from the coding sequence ATGATTTTTGTGATCGCAGATATCGAAATCGCGGAAGGCAAACAGGCCGCCTTCCTGGAAGCCTTCCACAACCTGGTTCCCCTGGTTCACGCGGAAGATGGCTGCATCGAATACGGACCGGCCGTGGATGAAGATACCGACATCCCGGTTCAGGTGAAGAACGGCAGCCAGATTGTGACCGTCATGGAGAAATGGGAAAGCGTCGATGCCCTCAAGGCACACCTCGCCGCTCCCCACATGCTGACCTACCGCGAACAGGTCGCAGACCTGGTCAAAGGGACCACGATCAAAGTCTTGAAGCCGGCTTAA
- a CDS encoding tetratricopeptide repeat protein: MNDQPDKDLPEDNTPDASEHAADQNQGPEDSEETPAGEAGQTDVENSQDPVEEGLPEWEPLTPELVEDEAIRGDFMLRWAAILLACLFAATYITDTQTLVHVKTGQYLASHGFWPPANDVFSYTATDRPWHNNGWLFDLSLSAVYGVLGGAGLTLLKVLLLGVTFYFIVRQSEREISTWWGSILAVLALIACFPQLTVTPEIITILGVVLTLYFLSAWQKQNSPRALWALVPLFLVWANMDSRVVLGIALLLLYALGETVAAMLDRSVLNDDTDYKALWMVLGGSLVATLLNPTGWHSLTAGLSYYSVDYPIMQSMFQGQLRPEELGYFPMTSPQFWSSLNHYAVAAFILMLLTLVSFVLNQSRMSWGQLFVFLGFCGFSVLASHELVVTSVLCAIFANRNFQLWYRDNFRQTYSVETSELLFSRGGRALTVLTFFALAYLVVCGRFQGQGVTRHAIGLGLSPSLSRTIDGYRTALEESLDDRPFHFVLEQGDLLIWLDQKSFVDNRLALFTGTGESDLIALHDTTRRALRSERKEQQGSGKPEIWKATFNHYHVTHVLPRLSGMNPDYRTFFDLLTTPDWQLTSLNAATAVFYRTDTENEKTVEFLASHKLNFKELAFQQQKDFPEIRSDWARPQSIYSRYLLPQTVSLENDVQTARHYLGLMSQAGGNHELTSSFAILAIQLANRGLIENPNSAEAYRILGSAYSYLARLEAQLLIPPGANGQQRQQVGIDRMRYFQILHAYHQSLIIEPDFAPTHMLLFEIYSNMRKVDLAHRELKAYLEMVEGQEQMDDEAFARLRAYSEHVEKLQGQINQISEELAQLEEKGGDRLQLASQAYQNGFVLLAQQYLDDPVYVKQNPLAQNLQATILMEVGQSEAAANQVSQLQRDAQNQPQIPWRAQAAFTSLGNGNYRGCFDLWRQEIREHEEARIAGVLQTLPLVQPPTNSFWPTQHAVSVINYQYGLAQQQTPLKLNMARCEIEAGQPEQARALFQEIIDDAPDTPYRPMIRFYLYQLTGKLIPEQPEAPAGQTEPEEVELPLVAPKP, translated from the coding sequence GTGAACGATCAACCAGACAAAGATTTGCCTGAAGACAATACTCCCGACGCTTCCGAGCACGCTGCTGATCAGAATCAGGGCCCCGAGGACTCGGAAGAAACACCCGCCGGGGAGGCTGGTCAGACTGATGTAGAAAATTCCCAGGATCCTGTGGAAGAAGGTCTGCCCGAATGGGAACCATTGACCCCGGAACTGGTCGAAGACGAAGCGATCCGGGGCGACTTCATGTTACGCTGGGCAGCGATTCTGCTTGCCTGTCTGTTTGCAGCGACCTATATCACTGATACCCAGACCCTGGTGCATGTCAAAACGGGCCAGTACCTGGCCAGTCACGGCTTCTGGCCACCCGCGAACGATGTTTTCTCCTATACGGCCACCGATCGTCCCTGGCATAACAATGGCTGGTTGTTTGACCTGTCACTCTCCGCCGTTTATGGCGTCCTGGGAGGGGCTGGTCTCACGCTCCTGAAAGTCCTGTTACTCGGAGTGACGTTTTATTTCATTGTCCGGCAGAGTGAGCGGGAGATTTCCACCTGGTGGGGCTCGATACTCGCGGTGCTGGCTCTGATTGCCTGTTTTCCACAACTCACGGTTACACCGGAGATCATCACAATACTGGGCGTTGTTTTGACCCTGTATTTTCTATCGGCGTGGCAGAAGCAGAATTCTCCCCGCGCACTCTGGGCTCTGGTCCCGCTGTTTCTTGTCTGGGCTAATATGGATTCACGAGTGGTGCTGGGGATTGCGCTACTGTTGTTATATGCCCTGGGTGAAACCGTGGCAGCGATGCTGGATCGCTCAGTGCTCAATGATGATACCGATTACAAAGCCTTGTGGATGGTGCTGGGAGGCAGCCTTGTTGCGACGCTGTTGAATCCGACCGGCTGGCATTCTCTGACGGCAGGTCTGAGTTATTACTCAGTCGATTATCCCATCATGCAGTCCATGTTCCAGGGCCAGTTGCGACCGGAAGAGTTGGGGTATTTCCCGATGACCTCTCCCCAGTTCTGGAGCTCGCTCAATCATTATGCCGTTGCAGCGTTTATTCTGATGCTGCTGACACTGGTGAGTTTCGTGTTGAATCAGTCGCGCATGAGCTGGGGGCAGTTGTTTGTCTTTCTGGGTTTCTGTGGATTCTCTGTCCTGGCCAGTCATGAACTGGTGGTCACAAGTGTGTTGTGTGCCATCTTTGCAAACCGTAATTTTCAGTTGTGGTATCGCGATAACTTCCGGCAGACCTACAGTGTCGAGACTTCGGAGCTGCTGTTTTCACGGGGCGGCCGCGCTCTGACTGTGTTGACGTTTTTCGCCCTGGCTTACCTGGTCGTGTGCGGACGTTTCCAGGGACAGGGAGTGACCCGGCACGCCATCGGTTTGGGGCTTAGCCCTTCACTCAGTCGGACAATTGACGGCTATCGTACCGCCCTGGAAGAGTCTCTTGATGATCGTCCTTTCCATTTCGTGCTGGAGCAGGGCGACCTGTTGATCTGGCTGGATCAGAAATCCTTCGTCGATAATCGTCTGGCTCTGTTTACTGGAACCGGGGAATCCGACCTGATTGCCTTGCACGACACAACGCGCCGGGCGCTCCGCTCGGAGCGTAAAGAGCAGCAGGGAAGCGGTAAGCCTGAGATCTGGAAAGCCACTTTTAATCATTATCACGTGACCCACGTGTTGCCGCGACTCTCGGGAATGAACCCCGACTACCGCACCTTCTTCGATTTACTGACCACGCCGGACTGGCAATTGACCAGCCTTAATGCAGCAACAGCCGTCTTTTATCGCACCGATACCGAAAATGAAAAGACAGTCGAATTCCTGGCATCCCATAAGCTGAATTTCAAAGAGCTCGCATTTCAGCAACAGAAAGACTTTCCTGAAATTCGCAGTGACTGGGCACGTCCGCAGTCGATTTACAGTCGCTACCTGCTGCCTCAGACGGTCAGTCTGGAGAACGATGTGCAGACCGCACGTCATTATCTGGGACTGATGTCACAGGCAGGTGGGAACCATGAATTAACCTCCAGCTTTGCGATTCTGGCGATTCAACTGGCCAATCGTGGGTTGATCGAAAATCCAAACAGTGCGGAAGCCTACCGCATCCTGGGAAGTGCCTACAGTTATCTGGCGCGTCTGGAAGCACAACTGCTGATTCCCCCCGGCGCCAATGGTCAGCAACGACAACAGGTCGGAATCGACCGCATGCGTTACTTCCAGATCCTGCATGCCTACCACCAGTCGTTGATTATTGAACCCGACTTTGCCCCCACTCATATGCTGCTGTTTGAGATCTATTCCAATATGCGGAAAGTCGATCTCGCGCATCGGGAACTGAAAGCCTACCTGGAAATGGTAGAAGGTCAGGAACAGATGGACGACGAAGCCTTTGCCCGTCTGCGTGCCTATTCAGAACACGTTGAGAAACTGCAAGGGCAGATCAATCAGATTTCTGAGGAACTGGCGCAGCTGGAAGAAAAGGGCGGCGATCGGTTACAGCTGGCGAGCCAGGCTTACCAGAACGGATTTGTCCTGCTGGCACAGCAATACCTGGATGACCCGGTCTATGTGAAGCAGAATCCCCTCGCGCAGAATCTGCAGGCGACGATTCTGATGGAAGTCGGTCAGTCTGAAGCAGCCGCGAATCAGGTGTCGCAGTTACAGCGTGATGCACAGAATCAGCCCCAGATTCCCTGGCGGGCGCAAGCCGCATTTACCAGTCTGGGGAATGGAAACTACCGTGGATGCTTTGATCTCTGGCGACAGGAGATTAGAGAGCACGAAGAGGCCCGGATTGCAGGTGTGTTGCAGACACTGCCTCTGGTTCAACCTCCCACCAACAGTTTCTGGCCCACTCAGCATGCGGTCTCGGTAATCAACTATCAGTATGGACTGGCCCAGCAGCAGACGCCGTTGAAGTTGAACATGGCCCGCTGTGAAATTGAAGCGGGTCAACCGGAGCAGGCAAGGGCTTTGTTTCAGGAGATCATTGATGACGCGCCGGACACGCCGTATCGACCGATGATCCGCTTTTACCTGTATCAGCTGACGGGCAAGTTGATTCCGGAACAACCGGAAGCACCTGCGGGGCAGACGGAGCCAGAGGAAGTAGAACTTCCCCTCGTAGCTCCGAAACCCTGA
- the serS gene encoding serine--tRNA ligase: MLDLQFICENQEAILENCRNRGIEVDLARLTELDQRRRELIVQGDQVRQEQKSVSSQIPKAADNDEKQSLIAKGKELREQVSAIDIELREVETELRTEQARVPNLAHPDVPIGKEDKANTVVRLWGEKPAFDFTPLDHVALAEKHDLIDFEAGTRVAGHGFYYLKNEAVLLEMALCQYAMQKLVQEGFILHSTPDLARKEILEGIGFNPRGDETQIYSVENTDLSLVATAEITLGGSQKDQILDRETLPRKVAGLSHCFRTEAGAHGKATRGIYRVHQFTKVEMFAFTEPTNAASDAMHEEIVRIEEEIFQGLGLHYRVVDTCTGDLGAPAYRKYDLEAWMPGRGDAGDYGEVTSASNCTDYQSRRLGTRCKSSGQKGTEFVHTLNGTAVSIARAIIAVLENNQQADGSILIPEVLRPWVGKERIG; this comes from the coding sequence ATGTTGGATTTGCAGTTCATCTGCGAGAATCAGGAAGCGATTCTTGAGAATTGTCGTAATCGGGGAATTGAAGTCGATCTGGCACGGCTGACCGAACTGGATCAGCGTCGCCGGGAGCTGATTGTTCAAGGCGATCAGGTTCGTCAGGAACAGAAATCGGTCTCTTCCCAGATTCCGAAAGCCGCAGACAACGATGAGAAGCAGTCTTTGATTGCCAAAGGCAAAGAACTCCGCGAGCAGGTTTCTGCCATCGATATCGAACTGCGGGAAGTCGAAACCGAACTGCGAACCGAGCAGGCACGGGTACCCAACCTGGCCCATCCGGATGTCCCCATTGGGAAAGAGGACAAGGCGAACACCGTTGTGCGGTTGTGGGGTGAGAAGCCCGCCTTCGACTTTACTCCCCTGGATCACGTGGCCCTGGCTGAAAAACATGATCTGATCGATTTCGAAGCGGGTACGCGGGTGGCGGGACACGGCTTCTACTACCTGAAAAATGAGGCGGTTCTGCTGGAAATGGCCCTCTGCCAGTATGCCATGCAGAAGCTGGTGCAGGAAGGATTCATTCTGCACAGCACGCCGGACCTGGCGCGGAAAGAGATTCTGGAAGGGATTGGCTTTAATCCCCGCGGCGATGAAACCCAGATTTACTCTGTCGAAAACACCGACCTCAGCCTGGTTGCGACTGCAGAGATTACCCTGGGGGGCTCGCAAAAAGATCAGATTCTGGATCGGGAAACGTTGCCCCGCAAAGTCGCAGGGCTGTCACACTGTTTCCGTACTGAAGCGGGCGCACACGGTAAAGCGACACGTGGTATCTATCGCGTGCACCAGTTTACCAAGGTCGAAATGTTTGCTTTCACCGAGCCCACTAATGCAGCTTCTGACGCGATGCACGAAGAAATCGTGCGGATCGAAGAAGAGATCTTCCAGGGACTGGGCCTGCATTATCGCGTGGTCGATACGTGCACCGGAGACCTGGGAGCCCCCGCTTATCGTAAATACGATCTGGAAGCCTGGATGCCTGGTCGAGGCGATGCCGGCGACTACGGCGAAGTGACTTCTGCCTCTAACTGTACCGACTACCAGTCTCGCCGACTCGGGACCCGCTGCAAGTCCAGCGGCCAGAAAGGGACCGAATTCGTTCACACGCTGAACGGGACCGCAGTTTCAATCGCCCGGGCGATTATCGCGGTACTGGAAAACAACCAACAGGCAGACGGCTCCATTCTGATTCCAGAAGTGCTCCGTCCCTGGGTCGGAAAAGAGCGGATCGGTTAA
- a CDS encoding amidohydrolase has protein sequence MSVLFRNCFRSTCLVLFVCLFTSMVSAETATLIFKNGKVITLDSKSQIAEAIAIRDGKILAVGRNAEMKAFQGEQTKVVSLDGKTVIPGLIESHVHALRAARGELIQPHQELNSVAEIQAWIREKVKEVPPGRWITVPRTDITRLKERRRPTPAELDAACSTHPVYMNIARKNVLNTRGFELIGIRKEGDTLAGAKVIFDEAGKPLMMEGGGGAISKLIPRETVPPEATREALKKLHAIYNSVGITSILERGSRVDEYREYELLKEQNELTVRMTMTIREQLRSAEAVREFTKKLGLITGDGDDWVRVGPLKISVDGGIHWGSTRLSEPYGEKRIKFYVLEDPDYRGDLAYSRELMAEIFEEGQKLGWQMCCHATGDGSVNEILSALEEVNQRLPVKGRRFCITHAYFPSNESVKRSHNLGVCYDTQTYLFYRDADAINQVYGPSWVNRFMGLKMFVDAGVPVAINSDHMNGFDPDHSMNAFNPFLALYIAVSRRDIYGDVYGPQQKLSREQALRCMTSDAAYISFEEDKKGTLEPGKLADLVVLDRDYLTCPEEEIKQIKPLLTVLDGKVVYDAAQDSGT, from the coding sequence ATGTCTGTCCTGTTCCGGAACTGCTTTCGTTCCACCTGCCTGGTTCTGTTTGTCTGCCTGTTTACATCGATGGTCTCCGCCGAGACAGCGACGTTGATCTTCAAAAACGGGAAGGTCATTACTCTCGACTCCAAATCACAGATCGCAGAAGCGATTGCCATTCGCGACGGAAAAATCCTGGCGGTAGGCAGAAATGCTGAGATGAAGGCTTTTCAGGGGGAACAGACAAAGGTGGTCTCCCTGGACGGTAAGACTGTGATTCCCGGATTGATTGAGTCGCACGTTCATGCTCTGCGGGCGGCCCGCGGAGAGTTGATTCAGCCGCATCAGGAATTGAATTCCGTTGCAGAGATTCAGGCCTGGATTCGGGAAAAAGTCAAAGAGGTGCCCCCGGGACGCTGGATCACCGTTCCCCGCACCGATATTACGCGGCTGAAAGAACGTCGACGTCCCACCCCGGCAGAACTGGATGCGGCCTGCAGTACACATCCGGTCTATATGAATATCGCCCGTAAGAATGTGTTAAACACCCGCGGGTTCGAATTGATCGGCATTCGAAAAGAGGGAGATACGCTGGCGGGGGCTAAGGTGATTTTCGATGAAGCAGGCAAACCTTTAATGATGGAAGGGGGCGGCGGTGCGATCAGCAAACTGATTCCGCGGGAGACCGTTCCCCCCGAAGCGACGCGGGAAGCTTTAAAGAAACTGCATGCGATTTATAATTCTGTTGGTATTACCAGTATCCTGGAGCGGGGCTCGCGCGTCGACGAGTATCGGGAATATGAGCTGTTGAAGGAGCAGAATGAGCTGACCGTGCGGATGACGATGACGATTCGCGAACAGCTGCGGAGCGCTGAGGCGGTGCGGGAGTTCACAAAGAAACTGGGACTGATTACCGGAGACGGAGACGACTGGGTTCGCGTAGGTCCGCTGAAGATCTCCGTGGATGGCGGGATTCATTGGGGGAGTACCCGGCTTTCTGAACCTTACGGAGAAAAGCGAATCAAGTTTTATGTACTCGAAGATCCTGACTATCGGGGAGACCTGGCTTATTCGCGTGAGCTGATGGCGGAAATCTTTGAAGAGGGACAGAAACTGGGCTGGCAGATGTGTTGTCATGCGACCGGGGACGGGAGTGTGAATGAAATTCTCTCAGCTCTGGAAGAGGTGAATCAGCGGCTGCCCGTCAAGGGGCGTCGGTTCTGTATCACGCATGCCTACTTCCCCTCGAATGAATCAGTCAAGCGTTCGCACAACCTCGGGGTCTGCTATGATACGCAGACCTACCTGTTCTATCGCGACGCCGATGCCATCAATCAGGTCTATGGTCCGTCGTGGGTGAACCGTTTCATGGGGCTCAAAATGTTTGTGGATGCCGGCGTGCCGGTGGCGATCAACAGCGATCACATGAATGGCTTTGACCCCGATCATTCGATGAACGCCTTCAATCCGTTTCTGGCGTTGTATATCGCGGTCAGTCGGCGCGATATCTACGGGGACGTGTATGGTCCTCAGCAGAAACTGAGCCGGGAACAGGCCCTTCGCTGCATGACCAGCGATGCCGCCTACATCAGTTTTGAAGAGGATAAAAAGGGGACGCTGGAACCGGGCAAGCTGGCTGACCTGGTTGTGCTGGATCGGGACTATCTGACCTGTCCTGAGGAAGAGATCAAGCAGATCAAACCCCTGCTGACGGTTCTGGATGGAAAAGTCGTCTACGATGCAGCGCAAGACAGTGGAACCTGA
- a CDS encoding NAD-dependent epimerase/dehydratase family protein, whose amino-acid sequence MSHCLVTGGAGFIGSHLCEQLIQQGQQVTAVDDLSTGFLKNLDAIIDHPQFTFRTGSITDPVLMAEMVQGVDTIYHMAAAVGVKLVADNPVRTIETNIYPTEVLLRHAVQGKQKFFLASTSEVYGKNPKERWTEEDDLQFGPTTRPRWAYGASKAIDEFLALAYHQKYGLDVRIGRFFNVVGPRQVGQYGMVIPRFIDQALDGGPVVVFDDGSQIRCFGHVSEIVDCVVDLTNLDSASGQVYNIGGDEPVSIKGLAEAIIAKVNPDVKVDYLPYNKAYNEDFEDVQRRIPDLGRLEQTLGRKPSVKLDAILDDIIAFKKQARGLA is encoded by the coding sequence ATGTCTCATTGCCTCGTTACCGGTGGGGCCGGCTTTATTGGCAGTCACCTCTGTGAACAATTAATTCAGCAGGGACAACAGGTTACAGCCGTAGATGATCTCTCGACCGGGTTCTTGAAAAACCTGGATGCGATTATCGACCATCCGCAGTTTACCTTCCGGACCGGGTCGATTACCGACCCCGTGCTGATGGCAGAAATGGTGCAGGGCGTTGACACAATTTATCACATGGCGGCAGCCGTCGGGGTGAAACTGGTCGCAGATAACCCGGTACGTACGATTGAGACCAATATTTATCCAACTGAAGTGCTGCTGCGACACGCCGTGCAGGGAAAACAGAAATTTTTCCTGGCTTCCACCAGTGAAGTTTACGGCAAAAACCCCAAAGAACGCTGGACCGAAGAAGACGATCTGCAGTTCGGACCGACGACGCGACCCCGCTGGGCTTATGGAGCCTCGAAGGCCATCGACGAATTTCTGGCACTGGCCTATCACCAGAAATACGGGCTGGATGTGCGGATCGGCCGCTTTTTCAACGTGGTGGGCCCCCGACAGGTGGGACAATACGGCATGGTGATTCCCCGTTTCATCGATCAGGCTCTGGACGGTGGTCCGGTAGTTGTGTTTGATGATGGATCCCAGATCCGCTGCTTTGGACACGTTTCCGAAATCGTGGATTGCGTGGTCGATCTGACCAATCTGGATTCTGCTTCCGGACAGGTTTATAACATTGGCGGTGATGAGCCGGTTTCGATCAAAGGACTGGCCGAAGCGATTATCGCTAAGGTCAACCCGGACGTTAAAGTCGATTACCTGCCTTATAACAAGGCCTATAATGAAGACTTCGAAGATGTCCAGCGCCGGATTCCCGACCTGGGTCGGCTGGAGCAGACACTGGGACGCAAACCAAGCGTGAAGCTGGATGCGATCCTGGATGACATCATCGCCTTCAAAAAACAGGCCCGCGGCCTGGCCTGA
- a CDS encoding DUF1501 domain-containing protein — MLFPPQSHSEQTLLNRRRFFATGASGLGTLALASLLKEEGLLASETSAPQAHFAPKAKRCIYLFMEGGPSQMDLFDPKPKLNELDGQPMPESMLKDIKFAFIQKEAARLMGSPRTFKRYGECGMELSDLLPHLSTCVDDIAMIRSMHCEQFNHLPGQLMMLTGSDLQGRPTLGSWLNYGLGSESSNLPGYVVLATLGRGLPGGASSWSSGFLPSQYAGTLFRNQGSPVLNLETPQQVSSAAQMRSLQAINELNGLRFEQVGNPEIASRINAYELAFRMQQTAPELLDLSGETKATLEEYGVTRDEASKSGTAGFLGSYARNCLLARRMVERGVRFVTLFLSTWDHHSSLDSGLERYTQISDQPVAALLKDLKRRGLLEDTLVVWGGEFGRTPLGENRVNFKKVTGRDHHPYSFSMWMAGGGIKGGQTIGETDEIGWGVAKDPIHVHDLHATILHLFGLNHEELTYRFQGRDFRLTDVEGTVVQRLLA, encoded by the coding sequence ATGCTGTTTCCACCACAGTCACATTCTGAGCAGACGCTGCTGAATCGGCGGCGGTTCTTCGCCACCGGTGCCAGTGGTCTGGGAACGCTGGCCCTGGCTTCACTGCTGAAAGAGGAAGGCCTGCTCGCTTCCGAAACTTCCGCGCCGCAGGCCCACTTTGCCCCGAAGGCCAAACGCTGCATCTATCTGTTCATGGAAGGGGGGCCGAGCCAGATGGATCTGTTCGACCCCAAACCGAAGCTGAATGAACTCGATGGTCAGCCGATGCCCGAGTCGATGCTCAAAGACATCAAGTTTGCTTTCATTCAGAAAGAGGCCGCTCGCCTGATGGGGAGCCCGCGCACCTTCAAACGCTACGGCGAGTGTGGCATGGAGCTTTCGGATCTGCTGCCTCACCTGAGCACCTGCGTGGACGACATCGCCATGATCCGTTCCATGCACTGTGAGCAGTTTAATCACCTGCCCGGCCAGCTGATGATGCTCACCGGATCCGATCTGCAGGGGCGCCCCACACTGGGCTCGTGGCTCAACTATGGGCTGGGAAGCGAATCCTCAAACCTGCCGGGCTACGTGGTACTGGCAACATTGGGACGCGGTCTGCCCGGCGGTGCCTCCAGCTGGTCCAGCGGTTTTCTCCCTTCGCAATATGCGGGCACACTCTTTCGGAATCAGGGAAGCCCGGTTCTGAATCTGGAGACACCCCAACAGGTTTCTTCCGCAGCACAAATGCGGAGCCTGCAGGCGATTAATGAATTAAACGGTCTGCGGTTCGAGCAGGTGGGGAATCCGGAAATTGCCAGCCGAATCAATGCGTACGAGCTCGCATTCCGTATGCAGCAGACTGCACCGGAACTGCTCGATCTTTCGGGTGAGACGAAAGCGACACTCGAAGAGTACGGCGTGACCCGCGACGAGGCTTCGAAGAGTGGCACCGCCGGTTTCCTCGGTTCTTACGCCCGCAACTGTCTGCTGGCACGACGGATGGTCGAACGGGGCGTGCGTTTCGTGACGCTGTTCCTCTCCACCTGGGATCATCACAGTTCACTCGACAGCGGGTTGGAGCGTTATACTCAAATCTCCGATCAGCCAGTTGCGGCTCTACTCAAGGATCTCAAACGCCGTGGCCTGCTGGAAGACACCCTGGTTGTCTGGGGAGGCGAATTCGGCCGCACGCCGTTGGGAGAAAACCGGGTCAATTTCAAGAAAGTCACCGGCCGCGACCATCACCCTTATTCCTTCAGCATGTGGATGGCGGGGGGGGGCATCAAGGGGGGCCAGACGATCGGCGAGACCGACGAAATCGGCTGGGGCGTCGCCAAAGATCCGATCCACGTCCACGACCTGCACGCCACGATTCTGCATCTGTTCGGCCTGAATCATGAAGAACTGACCTACCGCTTCCAGGGCCGCGACTTCCGGTTGACCGATGTCGAAGGGACTGTTGTGCAACGATTGCTGGCTTGA